The following coding sequences lie in one Phalacrocorax carbo chromosome 3, bPhaCar2.1, whole genome shotgun sequence genomic window:
- the TTC13 gene encoding tetratricopeptide repeat protein 13 isoform X1, with protein MRPGKMAPAGGRGAVRGLWVPLAVLALARAALALTEQYPALSLLKQELHRQRRGPAGGCASTGEWGEQYSAECDSSFLHFHESDCDIGGSSSCESVLSLNTEKILSQAKLLAEQKRFPFATDNDNTNEELAIAYVLIGNGLYDEAIRHFSTMLQEEPELVSAIYGRGIAYGKKGLHDMKNAELALFELSRVISLEPDHPEVFEQRAEILSPLGRISEALSDLTKAIQLQPSARLYRHRGTLYFISEDYATAHEDFQHSLELNRNQPIAMLYKGLTFFHRGLLKEAIESFKEALKQKADFIDAYKSLGQAYRELGNFDAATESFQKALLLNQNHVQTLQLKGMMLYHHGSLDEALKNFKRCLQLEPYNEVCQYMKGLSHVAMGQFYEGIKAQTKVMLNDPLPGQKASPEYLKVKYLREYSRYLHAHLDTPLTEYNIDTDLPGNFKDHWAKNLPFLIENYEEQPGLQPHIKDVLFQNFESYKPDVQELICVADHLGSMMQYETPGFLPNKRIHRAMGLATLEVMQAVQRTWANSKVRMNGKTRLMQWRDMFDIAVKWRRIADPDQPVLWLDQMPARSLSRGFNNHINLIRGQVINIRYLEYFEKILHFIKDRILVYHGANNPKGLLEVREALEKVHKVEDLLPIMKQFNSKTRDGFTVNTKVPSLKDQGKEYDGFTITITGDKVGNILFSVETQTTEERTQLYHAEIDALYKDLTAKGKVLILSAELGEVDAVCNLILSLVYYFYNLMPLSRGSSVIAYSVIMGALMASGKEVSGKIPKGKLVDFEAMTAPGSEAFSKIARSWMNLKSISPSYKSLPPVSETFQTLRTMIEVLNTDSSHCLKKTIVVV; from the exons ATGCGCCCTGGAAAGATGGCACctgccggcggccgcggggccgtgagggggctgtgggtgccgcTGGCCGTGCTCGCCCTGGCCCGGGCGGCGCTGGCCTTGACCGAGCAGTACCCGGCCTTGTCCCTCCTAAAGCAGGAGTTGCaccggcagcggcggggcccggcggggggctGCGCCTCGACGGGGGAGTGGGGAGAGCAGTACTCGGCCGAGTGCG aTTCATCATTTTTGCACTTCCATGAGTCGGATTGTGACATAGGAGGGTCTTCATCTTGTGAATCTGTGCTTTCTctcaacacagaaaaaattctG AGTCAAGCGAAGTTGCTTGCAGAGCAAAAACGATTTCCATTTGCTACTGATAATGACAACACAAATGAAGAATTGG CGATTGCTTATGTGTTGATTGGCAACGGCTTGTATGATGAAGCCATACGACATTTTTCAACAATGCTGCAG GAAGAACCAGAGCTGGTTAGTGCAATTTACGGACGGGGGATAGcatatggaaaaaaaggactACAT gatATGAAAAATGCTGAACTTGCTCTGTTTGAGCTCAGTAGGGTGATTAGTCTAGAACCAGATCACCCCGAAGTATTTGAACAGCGAGCAGAA ATATTGTCCCCACTAGGACGAATCAGTGAAGCATTATCTGATCTCACCAAAGCTATTCAGCTACAGCCATCAGCACGGCTCTACCGGCACAGGGGTACCCTTTACTTCATATCCGAG GATTATGCAACAGCCCATGAAGACTTTCAGCACTCATTGGAACTGAACAGAAATCAGCCGATAGCTATGCTTTATAAAGGCTTAACCTTTTTTCACAGAGGACTTCTGAAG GAAGCCATTGAATCGTTCAAAGAAGCtctgaagcagaaagcagacTTCATAGATGCATATAAAAGTCTGGGACAAGCCTACAG AGAACTTGGCAACTTTGATGCGGCTACAGAGAGCTTCCAGAAGGCGCTGCTGCTAAATCAAAATCATGTTCAGACGTTACAGCTCAAAGGAATGATGCTTTATCATCACGGTAGCTTAGACGAAGCCCTAAAGAATTTTAAG AGATGTCTACAGCTAGAACCATACAATGAAGTATGCCAGTACATGAAAGGTCTCAGTCATGTTGCAATGGGACAGTTTTACGAAGGCATAAAAGCTCAGACTAAAGTGATGTTAAATGATCCGCTACCGGGTCAGAAGGCCAGCCCAGAATATCTGAAAGTAAAATACCTCCGAG agTATTCTAGATATTTGCATGCACATTTGGATACCCCTCTTACAGAGTATAATATTGATACAGATCTTCCTGGAAATTTCAAGGACCACTGGGccaaaaatcttccttttcttataGAAAATTATGAAGAGCAGCCAGGGTTACAGCCACATATAAA AGATgtgttatttcagaattttgaaAGCTATAAGCCTGATGTGCAAGAGCTCATATGTGTAGCTGATCATCTGGGTTCCATGATGCAGTATGAGACACCAGGATTTCTTCCAAATAAAAGAATACATAGAG CAATGGGATTGGCCACTCTAGAAGTCATGCAAGCTGTGCAGCGGACTTGGGCAAACTCAAAAGTTCGGATGAATGGGAAAACCAGACTGATGCAGTGGAGAGATATGTTTGATATTGCCGTGAAGTGGCGAAG GATAGCTGACCCTGACCAGCCTGTGCTTTGGTTGGACCAAATGCCTGCCCGAAGCCTTAGCAGAGGTTTCAATAATCACATTAACTTAATCAG gGGACAGGTCATTAACATCCGGTACCTggaatattttgagaaaatcCTTCATTTTATCAAAGATAGGATCCTTGTTTATCATGG tGCTAATAATCCAAAAGGACTATTAGAGGTTCGAGAAGCTTTGGAAAAGGTACATAAAGTAGAAGATCTTCTTCCCATAATGAAG cagTTTAACAGTAAAACAAGGGATGGGTTTACTGTGAACACAAAAGTCCCCAGCCTCAAGGATCAAGGGAAAGAATATGATGGATTCACAATTACAATAACAGGAGATAa AGTGGGGAACATACTATTTTCGGTAGAAACTCAGACAACAGAAGAGAGAACACAGCTGTATCATGCAGAAATAGATGCGCTATATAAGGATCTAACAGCTAAAGGAAAAGTTCTAATtctgtctgcagagctgggg GAAGTGGATGCTGTTTGCAACTTGATCCTGTCGTTAGTTTATTACTTCTATAATTTAATGCCACTTTCAAGAGGATCTAG tgtgATAGCATATTCAGTGATCATGGGAGCACTAATGGCAAGTGGAAAAGAAGTATCAGGAAAAATCCCTAAAGGAAAG CTGGTTGATTTTGAAGCAATGACAGCACCGGGGTCTGAAGCTTTTAGCAAAATAGCAAGGAGCTGGATGAATCTAAAAAG tATTTCACCGTCTTACAAGAGCCTACCACCAGTATCAGAGACTTTTCAAACCCTGAGAACAATGATTGAAGTACTAAATACAGACTCATCACATTGTCTAAAAAAAACCATAGTTGTTGTATAA
- the TTC13 gene encoding tetratricopeptide repeat protein 13 isoform X2, producing the protein MRPGKMAPAGGRGAVRGLWVPLAVLALARAALALTEQYPALSLLKQELHRQRRGPAGGCASTGEWGEQYSAECDSSFLHFHESDCDIGGSSSCESVLSLNTEKILSQAKLLAEQKRFPFATDNDNTNEELAIAYVLIGNGLYDEAIRHFSTMLQEEPELVSAIYGRGIAYGKKGLHDMKNAELALFELSRVISLEPDHPEVFEQRAEILSPLGRISEALSDLTKAIQLQPSARLYRHRGTLYFISEDYATAHEDFQHSLELNRNQPIAMLYKGLTFFHRGLLKEAIESFKEALKQKADFIDAYKSLGQAYRELGNFDAATESFQKALLLNQNHVQTLQLKGMMLYHHGSLDEALKNFKRCLQLEPYNEVCQYMKGLSHVAMGQFYEGIKAQTKVMLNDPLPGQKASPEYLKVKYLREYSRYLHAHLDTPLTEYNIDTDLPGNFKDHWAKNLPFLIENYEEQPGLQPHIKDVLFQNFESYKPDVQELICVADHLGSMMQYETPGFLPNKRIHRAMGLATLEVMQAVQRTWANSKVRMNGKTRLMQWRDMFDIAVKWRRIADPDQPVLWLDQMPARSLSRGFNNHINLIRGQVINIRYLEYFEKILHFIKDRILVYHGANNPKGLLEVREALEKVHKVEDLLPIMKFNSKTRDGFTVNTKVPSLKDQGKEYDGFTITITGDKVGNILFSVETQTTEERTQLYHAEIDALYKDLTAKGKVLILSAELGEVDAVCNLILSLVYYFYNLMPLSRGSSVIAYSVIMGALMASGKEVSGKIPKGKLVDFEAMTAPGSEAFSKIARSWMNLKSISPSYKSLPPVSETFQTLRTMIEVLNTDSSHCLKKTIVVV; encoded by the exons ATGCGCCCTGGAAAGATGGCACctgccggcggccgcggggccgtgagggggctgtgggtgccgcTGGCCGTGCTCGCCCTGGCCCGGGCGGCGCTGGCCTTGACCGAGCAGTACCCGGCCTTGTCCCTCCTAAAGCAGGAGTTGCaccggcagcggcggggcccggcggggggctGCGCCTCGACGGGGGAGTGGGGAGAGCAGTACTCGGCCGAGTGCG aTTCATCATTTTTGCACTTCCATGAGTCGGATTGTGACATAGGAGGGTCTTCATCTTGTGAATCTGTGCTTTCTctcaacacagaaaaaattctG AGTCAAGCGAAGTTGCTTGCAGAGCAAAAACGATTTCCATTTGCTACTGATAATGACAACACAAATGAAGAATTGG CGATTGCTTATGTGTTGATTGGCAACGGCTTGTATGATGAAGCCATACGACATTTTTCAACAATGCTGCAG GAAGAACCAGAGCTGGTTAGTGCAATTTACGGACGGGGGATAGcatatggaaaaaaaggactACAT gatATGAAAAATGCTGAACTTGCTCTGTTTGAGCTCAGTAGGGTGATTAGTCTAGAACCAGATCACCCCGAAGTATTTGAACAGCGAGCAGAA ATATTGTCCCCACTAGGACGAATCAGTGAAGCATTATCTGATCTCACCAAAGCTATTCAGCTACAGCCATCAGCACGGCTCTACCGGCACAGGGGTACCCTTTACTTCATATCCGAG GATTATGCAACAGCCCATGAAGACTTTCAGCACTCATTGGAACTGAACAGAAATCAGCCGATAGCTATGCTTTATAAAGGCTTAACCTTTTTTCACAGAGGACTTCTGAAG GAAGCCATTGAATCGTTCAAAGAAGCtctgaagcagaaagcagacTTCATAGATGCATATAAAAGTCTGGGACAAGCCTACAG AGAACTTGGCAACTTTGATGCGGCTACAGAGAGCTTCCAGAAGGCGCTGCTGCTAAATCAAAATCATGTTCAGACGTTACAGCTCAAAGGAATGATGCTTTATCATCACGGTAGCTTAGACGAAGCCCTAAAGAATTTTAAG AGATGTCTACAGCTAGAACCATACAATGAAGTATGCCAGTACATGAAAGGTCTCAGTCATGTTGCAATGGGACAGTTTTACGAAGGCATAAAAGCTCAGACTAAAGTGATGTTAAATGATCCGCTACCGGGTCAGAAGGCCAGCCCAGAATATCTGAAAGTAAAATACCTCCGAG agTATTCTAGATATTTGCATGCACATTTGGATACCCCTCTTACAGAGTATAATATTGATACAGATCTTCCTGGAAATTTCAAGGACCACTGGGccaaaaatcttccttttcttataGAAAATTATGAAGAGCAGCCAGGGTTACAGCCACATATAAA AGATgtgttatttcagaattttgaaAGCTATAAGCCTGATGTGCAAGAGCTCATATGTGTAGCTGATCATCTGGGTTCCATGATGCAGTATGAGACACCAGGATTTCTTCCAAATAAAAGAATACATAGAG CAATGGGATTGGCCACTCTAGAAGTCATGCAAGCTGTGCAGCGGACTTGGGCAAACTCAAAAGTTCGGATGAATGGGAAAACCAGACTGATGCAGTGGAGAGATATGTTTGATATTGCCGTGAAGTGGCGAAG GATAGCTGACCCTGACCAGCCTGTGCTTTGGTTGGACCAAATGCCTGCCCGAAGCCTTAGCAGAGGTTTCAATAATCACATTAACTTAATCAG gGGACAGGTCATTAACATCCGGTACCTggaatattttgagaaaatcCTTCATTTTATCAAAGATAGGATCCTTGTTTATCATGG tGCTAATAATCCAAAAGGACTATTAGAGGTTCGAGAAGCTTTGGAAAAGGTACATAAAGTAGAAGATCTTCTTCCCATAATGAAG TTTAACAGTAAAACAAGGGATGGGTTTACTGTGAACACAAAAGTCCCCAGCCTCAAGGATCAAGGGAAAGAATATGATGGATTCACAATTACAATAACAGGAGATAa AGTGGGGAACATACTATTTTCGGTAGAAACTCAGACAACAGAAGAGAGAACACAGCTGTATCATGCAGAAATAGATGCGCTATATAAGGATCTAACAGCTAAAGGAAAAGTTCTAATtctgtctgcagagctgggg GAAGTGGATGCTGTTTGCAACTTGATCCTGTCGTTAGTTTATTACTTCTATAATTTAATGCCACTTTCAAGAGGATCTAG tgtgATAGCATATTCAGTGATCATGGGAGCACTAATGGCAAGTGGAAAAGAAGTATCAGGAAAAATCCCTAAAGGAAAG CTGGTTGATTTTGAAGCAATGACAGCACCGGGGTCTGAAGCTTTTAGCAAAATAGCAAGGAGCTGGATGAATCTAAAAAG tATTTCACCGTCTTACAAGAGCCTACCACCAGTATCAGAGACTTTTCAAACCCTGAGAACAATGATTGAAGTACTAAATACAGACTCATCACATTGTCTAAAAAAAACCATAGTTGTTGTATAA